Proteins from a genomic interval of Gemmatimonadaceae bacterium:
- a CDS encoding Spy/CpxP family protein refolding chaperone translates to MSRWNAAALGAALLIGISGVAGAQTPGTQAPGVKAPGERGPDGQRRGGMRGARRHGGRGFNRGFARDLNLTDAQRTQIRAIHEKYRPRFQAAREQLRTQSDAARALRQKGDSAGARAAFQRLRTDMQARIQPIHQQQQAEIRNLLTAEQRTKFDAAQQRMKERMENRGKERRGKGGRFRPAQRS, encoded by the coding sequence ATGTCGAGATGGAATGCTGCGGCTCTTGGAGCTGCACTGCTTATTGGAATTTCCGGGGTTGCCGGCGCGCAGACTCCCGGCACTCAGGCGCCCGGCGTTAAAGCTCCAGGCGAGCGAGGGCCTGACGGACAGCGACGCGGTGGAATGCGCGGAGCGCGGAGACATGGCGGTCGAGGTTTCAACCGCGGATTTGCTCGTGACCTGAATCTGACTGACGCGCAGCGCACTCAGATTCGCGCGATTCACGAAAAATATCGTCCCCGGTTCCAGGCGGCTCGCGAACAGCTCAGGACTCAGAGCGATGCGGCTCGGGCACTGCGCCAGAAGGGCGACAGCGCGGGAGCGCGCGCCGCGTTTCAGCGGCTCCGCACCGACATGCAGGCGCGGATTCAGCCGATTCATCAGCAGCAGCAGGCTGAGATTCGAAACCTCCTCACGGCTGAGCAGCGCACGAAGTTCGATGCAGCGCAGCAGCGTATGAAGGAACGGATGGAGAACCGTGGCAAGGAGCGCCGAGGCAAGGGCGGGCGTTTCCGTCCTGCTCAGCGCAGCTGA
- a CDS encoding di-trans,poly-cis-decaprenylcistransferase, translating into MKQESPRGIHVAIIMDGNGRWAMARGQMRTAGHIEGARTVRKIVEAAPSCGIGTLTLYAFSADNWRRPSREVALLMRLFRRYLVSEVARCVTNGVRMRIIGRRDRIPPELLRAITNAEHATRHGRTLDLRIAVDYSARDAIIRAARRVAAHSDGIEDLDRDQFAALLSRVDHGIGESRDVDLLIRTGGEQRLSDFLLWECAYAELYFTRRMWPDFSAVDLREAVEEFHARERRFGTVPAAAAG; encoded by the coding sequence ATGAAGCAAGAATCTCCACGCGGCATTCACGTCGCGATAATCATGGACGGAAACGGGCGATGGGCCATGGCGCGCGGGCAGATGCGTACCGCCGGTCACATCGAGGGCGCCCGCACGGTGCGGAAGATCGTGGAGGCCGCACCGTCGTGCGGAATCGGGACGCTGACCCTGTATGCGTTCTCCGCCGACAACTGGCGGCGCCCGTCGAGAGAGGTCGCGCTCCTCATGCGGCTCTTCCGGCGCTACCTCGTCTCGGAGGTTGCGCGGTGCGTCACCAACGGGGTCCGCATGCGGATCATCGGCCGGCGGGATCGCATTCCACCTGAGCTGCTCCGGGCGATAACCAACGCCGAGCATGCGACTCGACACGGCCGCACGCTGGACTTGAGGATCGCCGTGGACTACTCGGCCAGAGACGCGATAATTCGCGCTGCCCGGAGGGTCGCTGCGCATTCGGACGGAATCGAGGATCTCGATCGCGACCAGTTTGCCGCGCTGCTTTCTCGCGTCGACCACGGAATCGGCGAGTCGCGCGACGTGGATCTTCTCATTCGCACGGGCGGTGAGCAGCGATTGAGTGATTTTCTGCTATGGGAGTGCGCCTACGCGGAGCTCTACTTCACACGTCGCATGTGGCCGGACTTCTCAGCGGTGGACCTTCGCGAGGCAGTCGAGGAGTTCCACGCGCGCGAGCGCAGGTTCGGGACGGTACCAGCCGCGGCGGCAGGGTAA